The Mugil cephalus isolate CIBA_MC_2020 chromosome 19, CIBA_Mcephalus_1.1, whole genome shotgun sequence genome has a window encoding:
- the dab2 gene encoding disabled homolog 2 isoform X2, whose amino-acid sequence MSAEVEISSADPSAASPPAASTSGTPPNSPTTPSKTPFKKEKKKVTEKTDEYLLGRFQGDGVRYKAKLIGIDDVPEARGDKMCQDSMMKLKGMAVAARSQGKHKQRIWINISMSGIKIIDEKSGVIEHEHAVNKISFIARDVTDNRAFGYVCGAEGQHQFFAIKTAQQAEPLVVDLKDLFQVIFNMRKKEAEASQKGENGSTVVENGNDASLSTNSGGKSAQAVEQLDLFGDMSTPPDIRAPNSTSNDLFGAELFAAVPQPEASSASDDFFNSAPANPAASSIPALGNLQLGPPAGVPAVSMWAATTAAPSMFPMPGVQAGPGMPGVTVPGPRPAFPQPSAFGGLPIPPTAWGHQMPPQFSVPPLSPPHLAWGQQAAGNNPFQPGAFPGMGDQQGPSRPPPRPPGKDAQPRVENSAFTSLDPLGDKEKKTGKDMFKDFQIAKPPAIPARKGELAASSAAAPGSKQEGAFDQYFSSKVGVPQDVADHDDFVISQISPVVNAPTPAAAPAPSFNSGLFDDAFSSPPVSNNSAASQGQDHSQDMFDQAFGAPDSSPFGAPPVAMNASVGQSSGSTAAFDDPFGNPFA is encoded by the exons ATGTCCGCGGAGGTGGAAATCAGCTCTGCCGACCCCAGCGCGGCCTCCCCACCCGCAGCCTCGACCTCCGGCACCCCTCCCAACTCCCCGACCACACCGTCCAAAACCCCTttcaagaaggagaagaagaaag taacagagaagacagatgaatACCTGCTGGGCAGGTTTCAGGGGGACGGCGTAAGGTACAAGGCCAAACTGATTGGCATCGATGATGTCCCCGAGGCCCGAGGAGACAAAATGTGCCAGGACTCCATGATGAAGCTTAAG GGTATGGCGGTAGCTGCTCGGTCCCAAGGGAAGCACAAGCAGAGGATCTGGATCAACATTTCCATGTCGGGCATCAAGATCATCGACGAGAAATCGGGA GTGATCGAGCACGAGCACGCGGTGAACAAGATCTCCTTCATCGCCAGAGACGTGACGGATAACCGGGCGTTTGGGTATGTGTGCGGGGCAGAGGGACAGCATCAGTTTTTCGCCATAAAGACCGCACAACAG GCAGAGCCGCTGGTCGTTGATCTGAAGGACCTCTTCCAGGTCATCTTCAACATGAGGAAGAAGGAAGCGGAGGCCTCACAGAAG GGTGAAAATGGCAGCACGGTAGTTGAG AATGGAAACGATGCCTCGCTAAGTACGAACAGTGGAGGAAAATCTGCCCAA GCTGTGGAGCAGCTTGACCTTTTTGGAGACATGTCGACCCCTCCAGACATCCGGGCTCCGAAT tccACATCCAATGATCTGTTTGGAGCAGAGCTGTTTGCTGCTGTTCCTCAACCTGAGGCATCATCTGCTTCAGATGACTTTTTCAACAGTGCACCTGCAAACCCTGCTGCCTCCTCCATACCTGCTCTGG GGAACCTTCAATTAGGTCCACCGGCTGGTGTCCCTGCCGTAAGCATGTGGGCCGCGACCACTGCCGCACCCTCCATGTTCCCCATGCCAGGAGTGCAAGCAGGCCCAGGGATGCCTGGGGTAACGGTTCCAGGCCCTAGACCTGCCTTCCCACAGCCGTCTGCCTTTGGTGGGCTACCCATACCACCCACAGCTTGGGGCCACCAGATGCCACCGCAGTTCAGCGTCCCGCCTCTCTCCCCGCCCCACCTCGCTTGGGGCCAGCAGGCCGCcggcaacaaccctttccagCCCGGCGCGTTCCCGGGCATGGGCGACCAGCAAGGCCCGTCGCGCCCTCCGCCGAGGCCGCCCGGTAAGGACGCCCAACCGAGAGTAGAGAACAGTGCCTTCACATCCTTGGACCCCCTCGGAGATAAAGAGAAGAAGACCGGGAAGGACATGTTCAAGGATTTCCAGATCGCCAAACCCCCCGCCATCCCGGCGAGGAAAGGGGAGCTCGCCGCTAGCTCGGCCGCAGCGCCCGGCAGCAAACAGGAGGGGGCGTTCGATCAGTACTTTTCGAGTAAAGTTGGCGTGCCTCAGGATGTTGCCGACCACGACGACTTCGTTATCAGTCAAATCTCACCAGTGGTGAATG CTCCTACTCCAGCTGCAGCCCCAGCTCCAAGCTTTAACTCCGGCCTCTTTGACGACGCCTTCTCATCTCCTCCCGTCTCGAACAATTCGGCGGCGTCCCAGGGACAGGACCACAGTCAGGACATGTTTGATCAAGCGTTTGGGGCCCCGGATTCCAGTCCATTTGGCGCGCCACCCGTAGCTATG AATGCCTCTGTTGGTCAGAGCTCTGGTTCAACAGCTGCTTTTGATGACCCTTTTGGAAATCCCTTTGCTTGA
- the dab2 gene encoding disabled homolog 2 isoform X1 — MSAEVEISSADPSAASPPAASTSGTPPNSPTTPSKTPFKKEKKKVTEKTDEYLLGRFQGDGVRYKAKLIGIDDVPEARGDKMCQDSMMKLKGMAVAARSQGKHKQRIWINISMSGIKIIDEKSGVIEHEHAVNKISFIARDVTDNRAFGYVCGAEGQHQFFAIKTAQQAEPLVVDLKDLFQVIFNMRKKEAEASQKGENGSTVVENGNDASLSTNSGGKSAQAVEQLDLFGDMSTPPDIRAPNGSNDILLLDFSSEVDSNQNCIKGNSFVASCAADYKTENPFSSTFGYFPAPDSDPFRDDPLSKSPARLPHDNAQIPLASADHLNSTAGTTSKTIINGGLNGDSEHLSQQINGLSSKTMILALSNGQWPLGGKIPQTSTITMMDGNESGLALSTKNPFFDSTTSPVSNGVTHRKPAPPANHSKDSVVINPPPQSSKSGRGRRSAKSTSNDLFGAELFAAVPQPEASSASDDFFNSAPANPAASSIPALGNLQLGPPAGVPAVSMWAATTAAPSMFPMPGVQAGPGMPGVTVPGPRPAFPQPSAFGGLPIPPTAWGHQMPPQFSVPPLSPPHLAWGQQAAGNNPFQPGAFPGMGDQQGPSRPPPRPPGKDAQPRVENSAFTSLDPLGDKEKKTGKDMFKDFQIAKPPAIPARKGELAASSAAAPGSKQEGAFDQYFSSKVGVPQDVADHDDFVISQISPVVNAPTPAAAPAPSFNSGLFDDAFSSPPVSNNSAASQGQDHSQDMFDQAFGAPDSSPFGAPPVAMNASVGQSSGSTAAFDDPFGNPFA, encoded by the exons ATGTCCGCGGAGGTGGAAATCAGCTCTGCCGACCCCAGCGCGGCCTCCCCACCCGCAGCCTCGACCTCCGGCACCCCTCCCAACTCCCCGACCACACCGTCCAAAACCCCTttcaagaaggagaagaagaaag taacagagaagacagatgaatACCTGCTGGGCAGGTTTCAGGGGGACGGCGTAAGGTACAAGGCCAAACTGATTGGCATCGATGATGTCCCCGAGGCCCGAGGAGACAAAATGTGCCAGGACTCCATGATGAAGCTTAAG GGTATGGCGGTAGCTGCTCGGTCCCAAGGGAAGCACAAGCAGAGGATCTGGATCAACATTTCCATGTCGGGCATCAAGATCATCGACGAGAAATCGGGA GTGATCGAGCACGAGCACGCGGTGAACAAGATCTCCTTCATCGCCAGAGACGTGACGGATAACCGGGCGTTTGGGTATGTGTGCGGGGCAGAGGGACAGCATCAGTTTTTCGCCATAAAGACCGCACAACAG GCAGAGCCGCTGGTCGTTGATCTGAAGGACCTCTTCCAGGTCATCTTCAACATGAGGAAGAAGGAAGCGGAGGCCTCACAGAAG GGTGAAAATGGCAGCACGGTAGTTGAG AATGGAAACGATGCCTCGCTAAGTACGAACAGTGGAGGAAAATCTGCCCAA GCTGTGGAGCAGCTTGACCTTTTTGGAGACATGTCGACCCCTCCAGACATCCGGGCTCCGAAT GGCTCTAATGATATTCTCTTGCTGGACTTTTCCTCTGAAGTTGACAGCAATCAGAATTGCATAAAGGGAAACTCCTTTGTCGCTTCCTGTGCTGCTGACTATAAGACAGAGAATCCCTTTTCCTCAACTTTTGGCTACTTCCCAGCCCCAGACAGTGACCCTTTCAGAGACGACCCCCTTTCCAAATCGCCCGCTCGGTTGCCCCACGATAATGCGCAGATCCCCCTCGCGTCCGCCGACCACCTAAACAGCACTGCTGGCACCACTAGTAAGACAATTATTAACGGTGGCTTGAACGGAGACTCTGAACATCTCAGTCAGCAGATAAATGGGTTATCCAGTAAGACCATGATCCTCGCGCTCAGTAACGGACAgtggccactagggggcaaaATACCTCAAACCAGCACAATTACTATGATGGACGGGAATGAATCTGGACTAGCGCTCTCGACGAAAAACCCATTTTTTGACTCGACAACTTCCCCCGTCTCTAACGGCGTAACTCATCGCAAGCCGGCGCCGCCAGCGAATCATAGCAAGGACTCGGTTGTCATAAACCCGCCTCCGCAGAGCTCTAAGTCCGGACGAGGCCGAAGGAGCGCAAAG tccACATCCAATGATCTGTTTGGAGCAGAGCTGTTTGCTGCTGTTCCTCAACCTGAGGCATCATCTGCTTCAGATGACTTTTTCAACAGTGCACCTGCAAACCCTGCTGCCTCCTCCATACCTGCTCTGG GGAACCTTCAATTAGGTCCACCGGCTGGTGTCCCTGCCGTAAGCATGTGGGCCGCGACCACTGCCGCACCCTCCATGTTCCCCATGCCAGGAGTGCAAGCAGGCCCAGGGATGCCTGGGGTAACGGTTCCAGGCCCTAGACCTGCCTTCCCACAGCCGTCTGCCTTTGGTGGGCTACCCATACCACCCACAGCTTGGGGCCACCAGATGCCACCGCAGTTCAGCGTCCCGCCTCTCTCCCCGCCCCACCTCGCTTGGGGCCAGCAGGCCGCcggcaacaaccctttccagCCCGGCGCGTTCCCGGGCATGGGCGACCAGCAAGGCCCGTCGCGCCCTCCGCCGAGGCCGCCCGGTAAGGACGCCCAACCGAGAGTAGAGAACAGTGCCTTCACATCCTTGGACCCCCTCGGAGATAAAGAGAAGAAGACCGGGAAGGACATGTTCAAGGATTTCCAGATCGCCAAACCCCCCGCCATCCCGGCGAGGAAAGGGGAGCTCGCCGCTAGCTCGGCCGCAGCGCCCGGCAGCAAACAGGAGGGGGCGTTCGATCAGTACTTTTCGAGTAAAGTTGGCGTGCCTCAGGATGTTGCCGACCACGACGACTTCGTTATCAGTCAAATCTCACCAGTGGTGAATG CTCCTACTCCAGCTGCAGCCCCAGCTCCAAGCTTTAACTCCGGCCTCTTTGACGACGCCTTCTCATCTCCTCCCGTCTCGAACAATTCGGCGGCGTCCCAGGGACAGGACCACAGTCAGGACATGTTTGATCAAGCGTTTGGGGCCCCGGATTCCAGTCCATTTGGCGCGCCACCCGTAGCTATG AATGCCTCTGTTGGTCAGAGCTCTGGTTCAACAGCTGCTTTTGATGACCCTTTTGGAAATCCCTTTGCTTGA